The following proteins are encoded in a genomic region of Phragmites australis chromosome 9, lpPhrAust1.1, whole genome shotgun sequence:
- the LOC133928454 gene encoding double-stranded RNA-binding protein 2-like, whose product MYKNQLQELAQRSCFNLPSYACIREGPDHAPRFKATVNFNGETFESTAFCSTLRQAEHAAAEVALNELSKRGPSSTLAAKVLDETGIYKNLLQETAHRAGLKLPVYTTIRSGPGHTPVFTCTVELAGMTFTGNPCKTKKQAQKNAAMAAWSELKQLPRVGEPSSSSCPPDQDDEEQEQVLVTRALASLNQANDGKMLHQKEKQQSNNRPSSRRSYPKPNMSSYRSHLHNQPYPSIPPEQAMYHMWHRVQATQPTPHFSVVPTMGSTRFPPTAAMLSMYPPPRGQFASLANQDSLGLLPCFPEAAPALPRYFPPYPVSYMPRSPLLATVNRNNGKRQECTETVKLLDAAVFSQYTSSDSSSTTEYGRTRKVQEPPKNREEDCTMSSASPEEENKSPLTVSSSTTHASSQKLEPNEDKETLGSNQAEAKKPQEQQPKSSQSWVSPSVPPCGPIQRKHYTSSVQHGELIHRNNPPQTGLPALPELWSSGLQAPSRFGTAVPVNSPGSVYQQQPPWLAAPVTVRTAVPVCSARPNVVNTTASAAQIRPVVQSRSTPAREVSQNLTGITGTETRTALQQ is encoded by the exons ATGTATAAGAATCAGCTCCAAGAGCTTGCTCAGAGGAGCTGCTTCAATTTACCATCCTATGCGTGCATCCGCGAGGGGCCAGATCATGCGCCCCGGTTCAAGGCCACAGTTAATTTCAATGGAGAAACGTTTGAGAGCACGGCATTTTGTTCTACTTTGCGGCAGGCAGAGCATGCGGCAGCTGAGGTAGCACTCAACGAGTTATCTAAGAGGGGGCCTTCATCGACGCTGGCTGCAAAAGTTCTG GATGAAACTGGGATCTACAAGAATCTACTTCAAGAAACTGCTCATCGAGCTGGTTTAAAACTTCCCGTGTACACTACTATTCGATCTGGGCCAGGTCATACGCCTGTGTTTACATGCACGGTAGAGTTGGCTGGAATGACATTTACTGGCAATCCTTGCAAGACCAAGAAGCAAGCTCAAAAAAATGCTGCAATGGCTGCCTGGTCCGAATTGAAGCAAT TGCCCCGAGTAGGTGAGCCGTCATCCTCATCTTGTCCACCCGATCAGGATGATGAGGAGCAGGAACAGGTCTTAGTTACTCGTGCTCTTGCAAGCTTGAACCAGGCAAATGATGGCAAGATGCTACATCAGAAGGAAAAACAGCAAAGCAATAACCGTCCGTCATCACGGAGATCTTATCCTAAGCCAAATATGTCATCCTACCGATCGCATTTACATAATCAGCCTTATCCTAGCATTCCACCGGAGCAAGCAATGTACCATATGTGGCATCGTGTGCAAGCAACACAGCCGACACCTCACTTTTCAGTGGTACCAACTATGGGCAGTACAAGATTTCCACCGACAGCAGCTATGCTCTCCATGTACCCTCCACCTCGAGGGCAATTTGCCTCTCTGGCTAACCAGGATTCTTTAGGTCTTCTTCCATGTTTTCCTGAAGCTGCTCCTGCCCTCCCGCGGTACTTCCCACCTTACCCTGTCTCGTATATGCCAAGAAGTCCTTTGCTTGCTACTGTGAACAGAAATAATGGGAAAAGGCAAGAGTGTACTGAAACAGTTAAGCTTCTTGATGCTGCCGTCTTCTCTCAATACACTTCTTCAGATTCTTCTAGCACAACAGAATATGGTCGTACACGCAAGGTTCAAGAACCACCAAAAAATAGGGAAGAAGACTGTACTATGAGTAGTGCTTCCCCTGaggaagaaaataaatctcctcTCACCGTCTCAAGCTCTACCACACATGCATCATCACAAAAATTGGAGCCAAACGAAGATAAAGAAACCTTGGGCAGTAATCAGGCAGAGGCAAAGAAGCCCCAAGAACAACAGCCAAAGTCATCACAGTCTTGGGTTAGTCCTTCAGTTCCGCCATGCGGTCCAATCCAGCGAAAGCATTATACTAGCTCCGTTCAGCATGGTGAGCTTATCCACAGAAATAATCCTCCTCAGACTGGTCTGCCTGCATTGCCAGAGTTGTGGTCTTCCGGCTTACAAGCTCCATCCAGATTTGGAACTGCAGTTCCTGTAAACTCACCAGGTTCAGTATATCAGCAGCAGCCTCCTTGGTTGGCCGCCCCTGTTACAGTCAGAACTGCTGTTCCTGTTTGCTCGGCGAGGCCAAATGTGGTGAATACTACTGCTAGTGCAGCTCAAATAAGACCCGTTGTCCAGAGCCGCTCGACTCCAGCTAGAGAGGTGAGCCAGAACCTGACAGGAATAACGGGCACAGAGACCCGAACAGCGCTGCAACAGTGA